The proteins below are encoded in one region of Zerene cesonia ecotype Mississippi chromosome 26, Zerene_cesonia_1.1, whole genome shotgun sequence:
- the LOC119836999 gene encoding derlin-1 has product MSEFKDWYNSVPLFTRYWLTCTIALSLIGRFGIFNYYYFVLDYYPFIHQLQLWRPITALFYYPISPATGFHFLINCYFLYNYSQRLEMGMFAGKPADYFYMLLFNWLCCVLIGLLVGLPILMDPMVLSVLYVWCQLNKDVIVSFWFGTRFKAMYLPWVLLVFNLVISGGGAMELIGILIGHLSFFLLFKYPQEFGGPSLLSPPAFLKQIFPDTRYVGGFGTAPQSRAPTRPATGTFGGHNWGRGQTLGGN; this is encoded by the exons ATGTCTGAATTTAAAGACTGGTACAATAGTGTTCCCCTTTTTACTCGCTATTGGTTAACATGTACCATAGCGCTAAGTTTAATTGGGAGAtttggtatatttaattattattatttcgtattGGACTATTATCCCTTCATTCACCAGTTGCAG TTATGGCGACCAATCACAGCACTCTTCTATTATCCAATCAGTCCAGCAACAGGCTTCCACTTCCTGATAAACTGTTACTTCCTGTACAATTATTCACAACGTCTGGAGATGGGCATGTTCGCTGGAAAACCAGCCGATTACTTCTACATGCTGTTGTTTAATTGGCTATGCTGTGTACTCATTGGTCTACTTGTTGGGCTTCCt ATATTAATGGACCCCATGGTCTTATCAGTGCTGTATGTGTGGTGTCAGTTGAACAAGGATGTTATAGTTTCATTCTGGTTTGGTACCAGATTTAAGGCTATGTACTTGCCGTGGGTCCTGCTGGTGTTCAATCTAGTTATTAGTGGAGG TGGGGCTATGGAGTTAATTGGTATTCTGATTGGCCATTTATCTTTCTTTCTGCTCTTCAAATACCCACAAGAGTTTGGCGGCCCCTCACTTCTTTCACCACCAGCTTTCTT aaaacaaatattccCAGACACGAGGTATGTAGGTGGTTTCGGTACTGCGCCTCAAAGCAGAGCCCCTACAAGACCAGCGACCGGTACATTTGGTGGTCACAACTGGGGCCGAGGACAGACCCTTGGGGGGAACTGA